In the genome of bacterium, the window CGGGCCCGTGCGCCTCCGAGCCGGAGAATCCATCCGCGTGGTGGTTGTCGATTTCCCCATGACCGAGCCACCACTGCGGACCTGGTGGATCGAGCGAGAGGAAGGAGGAGCGCGGCCATGAAGAGGTTGGCGTGGTGGGCTGGACTCGTGTTTGCAGCCGGATGCATGGGCCTCGTCATGCCCTCCCCGGTGCCGGCGTCGCCTCTCGAGGACGCGCTGCCCTCGGTCGAGGATCCGTTGCTTCAGGTTTCGGGTCGCGAGGTCATCGAGCGGGCGTTCGAGAACCTGTACGGCGTTGATCTGGCTCAGCAGATCGAAATCGTAACTCGCAAGCGCGGCCGGGTTTCGCGTCGCCACGCCGTCACCGTGCTCCGCAAGAAGATCCGCGGCCGGTCGCATACGCTGCTCGACTATCGGCTGGGCAATGAGCTGTACGGCTTGCGGACGCTGCGCATCGAGCACGCTCGCGGCAGCTACGACCGGTTCATCTTCGCTCCCGAGCTGCAACGCGTCCGGCGCTTCACGAGTGCCTAGCGTGCGGACCGTGTGCTCGGCACAGCGCTCCATCTCGAGGATCTGGAAGTGAACCATGCGGACCAGTTTGCAATCGTTGGCCGCAGCGTCGAGGCGCGTGGGGCGGAGCGGGTGCACCGCGTCAGCGTCGAGCCGTTTCGTCCTACCGACTACGAACGTGCCGATCTGTGGGTGGAGCCCAAGAACTACGCGATTCGCGAGGTGCGATACTACCGGGCCGGGTCCGAATCTCCGAGCCGTACGATCATCGCGCCTCCCGAGGAGATGGTGCCGTTCCCGGGTCACCTTCTTCCCAGCCATTGGGTGATCGAG includes:
- a CDS encoding outer membrane lipoprotein-sorting protein codes for the protein MLGTALHLEDLEVNHADQFAIVGRSVEARGAERVHRVSVEPFRPTDYERADLWVEPKNYAIREVRYYRAGSESPSRTIIAPPEEMVPFPGHLLPSHWVIEGTEKDVTTDVFFRRIRVAPDVPDELFSVRTLEMSSKLPAFSK